The proteins below are encoded in one region of Zavarzinia compransoris:
- a CDS encoding M20 family metallopeptidase — protein MTLDTGLVAEIRAAVRALQGAGLGHLSALVAADSTLGREAAAQDLMAARFSDLGLALDRFEVDPALIRDLPGFSPPVIEDYGGRENVVGLHRPHAQKGQSLILNGHIDVVPTGPADLWTGGPFVPRLDGDRLYGRGAGDMKAGIVAYTLAFEALRALGLQPAAPVILQSVIEEECTGNGALACLARGYRADAAIIPEPFDQSLLVAQLGVMWLTVEVVGRPAHVLDTAAGINAIEAAHALFGALRGLEAAWNEPGFRHACYGDHRHPVNFNLGRVEGGEWPSSVPCAARIDVRVGFYPGMTIAAVKQALEAAIAQAVATDPGLRGARVTVRYRGFQAEGCTIDPQDPLLEGLRRAHVQVSAKPLADLASTATTDARFFILYGDTPATCYGPTAGSIHGIDEWVSIPSMMEVAEVLALFMAAWCGLEQR, from the coding sequence ATGACCCTCGACACCGGCCTCGTGGCCGAGATCCGGGCCGCCGTCCGCGCCTTGCAGGGGGCGGGGCTCGGCCACCTGTCCGCCCTGGTCGCGGCCGACAGCACCCTTGGCCGCGAGGCGGCGGCGCAGGACTTGATGGCGGCGCGGTTCAGCGATCTCGGCCTCGCCCTCGACCGCTTCGAGGTCGATCCCGCCCTGATCCGGGACCTGCCCGGTTTCTCGCCCCCGGTGATCGAGGATTACGGCGGGCGCGAGAATGTGGTCGGCCTGCACCGGCCGCATGCGCAAAAGGGCCAGTCCCTGATCCTCAACGGTCACATCGACGTGGTGCCGACCGGGCCGGCGGACCTTTGGACCGGCGGGCCCTTCGTGCCGCGCCTCGACGGCGACCGGCTCTACGGCCGGGGCGCCGGCGACATGAAGGCGGGGATCGTCGCCTATACCCTGGCCTTCGAAGCCCTGCGCGCCCTTGGCTTGCAACCGGCGGCCCCGGTCATCCTGCAATCGGTGATCGAGGAGGAATGCACCGGCAACGGTGCGCTCGCCTGCCTTGCCCGGGGTTACCGGGCCGATGCCGCCATCATTCCCGAGCCGTTCGACCAGAGCCTGCTGGTCGCCCAACTGGGCGTCATGTGGCTGACGGTGGAGGTCGTGGGCCGGCCGGCCCATGTTCTCGACACCGCCGCCGGCATCAATGCGATCGAGGCGGCCCATGCCCTGTTCGGGGCCCTGCGCGGGCTGGAGGCGGCGTGGAACGAGCCGGGTTTCCGCCATGCCTGCTATGGCGATCATCGCCACCCGGTGAATTTCAACCTGGGGCGGGTCGAGGGCGGCGAATGGCCGTCCTCGGTCCCTTGCGCGGCGCGGATCGATGTCCGTGTCGGCTTTTATCCGGGCATGACCATCGCGGCGGTGAAACAGGCGCTGGAGGCGGCGATCGCGCAGGCGGTCGCCACCGATCCGGGCCTGCGGGGGGCGCGGGTGACGGTGCGCTATCGCGGTTTCCAGGCCGAGGGCTGCACCATCGATCCGCAGGACCCGCTGCTGGAAGGCTTGCGCCGGGCCCATGTCCAGGTTTCCGCCAAGCCCCTGGCGGACCTGGCCTCGACCGCGACCACCGATGCCCGTTTCTTCATCCTTTACGGCGATACGCCCGCCACCTGCTATGGCCCGACGGCGGGCAGCATTCACGGCATCGACGAATGGGTCTCGATCCCCAGCATGATGGAGGTCGCCGAAGTCCTGGCCCTGTTCATGGCCGCATGGTGCGGGCTGGAGCAACGCTGA
- a CDS encoding cobyrinate a,c-diamide synthase produces the protein MNPPGLIIAAPRSGAGKTTVALGLMRAFARRGLRVQAFKNGPDYIDPAFHAVATGRPGCNLDSWAMTGPMIDGLIAAHGEADLALVEGSMGLFDGGALPGASGHGASADLAARTGWPVVLVLDVSGQAQSAAATALGFARYRADVRIAGIILNRVASARHAGLIGDACAALGLPVLGALYRDTLPKLEERHLGLVQAGEVPALDGLLDRLAAAMAEALDLDRLAALARPAATGPRAPLPLAPPAQRIALARDDAFSFLYPHLAASWRAAGAEILPFSPLADEAPAPDADLAWLPGGYPELQAGRLAANGRFMAGLRRFAAEKPVHGECGGYMVLGAGLVAADGTRHAMAGLLGLESDFSRRRLHLGYRLAETLAASPLGPKGLKLRGHEFHYATVAATGGDEPLFKVEDAAGQPVAAGGSRRGPVTGSFFHLIAPA, from the coding sequence GTGAACCCGCCCGGCCTCATCATCGCCGCGCCGCGCTCGGGCGCGGGCAAGACCACGGTCGCCCTCGGCCTGATGCGCGCCTTCGCCCGGCGGGGCCTGAGAGTGCAGGCGTTCAAGAACGGGCCCGACTATATCGACCCCGCCTTCCATGCCGTCGCCACCGGCCGGCCCGGCTGCAACCTGGACAGTTGGGCCATGACCGGCCCGATGATCGACGGGCTGATCGCCGCCCATGGCGAGGCCGACCTTGCGCTGGTCGAGGGCTCCATGGGCCTGTTCGACGGCGGCGCCCTGCCCGGGGCCTCGGGCCATGGCGCCAGCGCCGATCTCGCGGCCCGGACCGGCTGGCCGGTGGTGCTCGTCCTCGATGTCTCGGGTCAGGCGCAGTCGGCCGCCGCCACGGCGCTGGGCTTCGCCCGCTATCGGGCCGATGTGCGGATCGCCGGCATCATCCTGAACCGGGTGGCAAGCGCACGCCATGCCGGGCTGATCGGGGACGCCTGCGCCGCCCTGGGCCTGCCGGTACTGGGCGCGCTTTACCGCGACACCCTGCCGAAACTGGAGGAGCGGCACCTCGGCCTCGTCCAGGCCGGGGAAGTGCCGGCCCTCGACGGGTTGCTGGACCGGCTGGCGGCGGCGATGGCGGAGGCCCTCGACCTCGACCGGCTGGCGGCGCTGGCCCGGCCGGCGGCCACCGGGCCCAGGGCGCCCTTGCCCCTGGCGCCGCCGGCGCAGCGGATCGCGCTGGCGCGGGACGACGCCTTCTCCTTCCTCTATCCCCATCTGGCGGCGTCCTGGCGCGCGGCGGGGGCGGAGATCCTGCCCTTTTCCCCCTTGGCGGACGAAGCGCCGGCGCCGGATGCCGACCTCGCCTGGCTGCCCGGCGGCTATCCCGAGCTTCAGGCCGGGCGGCTGGCGGCCAACGGGCGCTTCATGGCCGGGCTCCGCCGCTTTGCAGCAGAAAAGCCGGTCCATGGCGAATGCGGCGGCTACATGGTGCTGGGCGCGGGGCTGGTCGCGGCCGACGGCACGCGCCACGCCATGGCCGGCCTGCTGGGCCTGGAGAGCGATTTTTCCCGCCGGCGCCTTCATCTCGGCTACCGGCTGGCGGAAACCCTGGCCGCCAGCCCGCTCGGGCCAAAGGGGCTCAAGCTGCGCGGCCATGAATTCCATTATGCGACCGTGGCGGCGACCGGCGGCGACGAGCCCTTGTTCAAGGTGGAGGATGCCGCCGGCCAGCCCGTCGCCGCCGGGGGCAGCCGGCGCGGCCCCGTCACCGGCAGTTTCTTCCACCTGATCGCGCCGGCGTGA
- a CDS encoding cobalt-precorrin-5B (C(1))-methyltransferase — translation MSDADLPPKDNLRYGWTTGACAAAAAKAAFTALVTGDFPDPVTITLPKGQQPAFALAVTGLAPGRAEAGIVKDAGDDPDVTHGALVRAAVTPGPAGAGVLYRAGPGVGMVTRAGLPVPPGEPAINPMPRAMIARAVADVAAATGAAGDVIVEVSVDGGAELARKTLNPRLGIVGGISILGTTGIVVPFSCSAWIHSIHRGIDVARAAGLGHVAGATGSTSEAAVAALLGLPEIALIDMGDFVGGMLKYLRRHPVSRVTVAGGFAKMTKLAQGLLDLHSRRGALDLGFLAGLAGDPGLADCNTALEALQRCEARGLDIAALVARRAQAVAAATVEGTGIAVEVIVFDRAGRLLARHG, via the coding sequence ATGAGCGATGCCGACCTGCCCCCAAAGGACAATCTCCGCTATGGCTGGACCACCGGTGCCTGCGCCGCGGCGGCGGCCAAGGCGGCGTTCACGGCGCTGGTGACCGGCGATTTCCCGGACCCGGTGACCATCACCCTGCCGAAGGGCCAGCAGCCGGCCTTCGCCCTTGCCGTCACCGGCCTTGCCCCCGGCCGGGCCGAGGCGGGCATCGTCAAGGATGCGGGCGACGATCCGGATGTCACCCACGGCGCCCTGGTGCGGGCCGCGGTGACGCCGGGCCCGGCGGGCGCGGGCGTTCTCTACCGGGCCGGGCCCGGGGTCGGCATGGTCACGCGGGCGGGCCTGCCGGTCCCCCCGGGCGAGCCGGCGATCAACCCCATGCCCCGGGCCATGATCGCCCGCGCCGTCGCCGATGTCGCGGCTGCCACCGGCGCGGCCGGCGATGTGATCGTCGAGGTTTCGGTGGACGGCGGGGCGGAACTGGCGCGGAAGACCCTGAACCCGCGCCTTGGCATCGTCGGCGGGATTTCCATCCTGGGGACCACGGGCATCGTGGTGCCCTTTTCCTGCTCGGCCTGGATTCATTCGATCCATCGGGGCATCGACGTCGCCCGGGCTGCCGGCCTCGGCCATGTCGCGGGCGCCACCGGCTCCACCTCCGAGGCGGCGGTGGCGGCCTTGCTGGGCCTGCCCGAGATCGCCCTGATCGACATGGGCGATTTCGTCGGCGGCATGCTGAAATACCTGCGCCGGCACCCGGTTTCCCGGGTCACCGTCGCCGGCGGCTTCGCCAAGATGACCAAGCTGGCCCAGGGCCTGCTCGACCTGCATTCGCGGCGCGGCGCCCTCGACCTCGGCTTCCTGGCCGGGCTTGCCGGCGATCCCGGCCTTGCCGATTGCAATACCGCACTCGAAGCGTTGCAACGCTGCGAGGCCCGGGGGCTGGACATCGCCGCCCTCGTCGCCCGGCGGGCGCAGGCGGTCGCCGCCGCCACCGTCGAGGGCACGGGGATCGCGGTCGAGGTCATCGTCTTCGACCGGGCGGGCCGCCTGCTCGCCCGTCACGGCTGA
- the cobM gene encoding precorrin-4 C(11)-methyltransferase yields MTIHFIGAGPGAPDLITLRGRDLIAASPVCLHAGSLVHPAILSHCPPGARIIDTAPLSLDEIIAECAAATARGQDVARLHSGDLSVWSAMGEQLRRLDALGIPYDVTPGVPSFAAAAAALKRELTLPGLAQSLVLTRTGGRASPMPAGEELARFAATGATLALHLSIHVLDRVVEDLLPFYGPEGPIAVVWRATWPEERIVAGTLSTIRALVAAAPMERTALILVGPALAATDFRESALYDPSYQRRFRGRPELQP; encoded by the coding sequence GTGACCATCCATTTCATCGGCGCGGGCCCCGGCGCGCCCGACCTGATCACGCTGCGCGGGCGGGACCTGATCGCGGCCTCGCCGGTCTGCCTTCACGCCGGCTCCCTGGTCCATCCGGCGATCCTGTCCCATTGCCCGCCGGGGGCGCGCATCATCGACACAGCACCCCTGTCGCTGGACGAGATCATCGCCGAATGCGCGGCGGCGACGGCGCGGGGCCAGGATGTCGCCCGGCTGCATTCCGGCGATCTCTCGGTCTGGAGCGCGATGGGCGAGCAATTGCGCCGGCTCGACGCCCTGGGCATCCCCTATGACGTCACCCCCGGCGTGCCCAGCTTTGCCGCCGCCGCCGCCGCGCTGAAGCGGGAACTGACCCTGCCCGGCCTTGCCCAATCCCTGGTCCTGACCCGGACCGGCGGCCGCGCCTCGCCCATGCCGGCGGGGGAGGAATTGGCCCGCTTCGCCGCGACCGGCGCCACCCTCGCCCTGCATCTGTCGATCCATGTGCTGGACAGGGTGGTGGAGGACCTGCTGCCTTTCTACGGGCCGGAAGGGCCGATCGCCGTGGTCTGGCGCGCCACCTGGCCGGAGGAGCGGATCGTCGCCGGCACGCTCTCGACCATCCGGGCCCTGGTCGCGGCGGCGCCGATGGAACGCACCGCGCTCATCCTGGTCGGCCCCGCGCTGGCGGCGACCGATTTCCGCGAGAGTGCGCTTTACGACCCCAGCTATCAGCGGCGCTTTCGCGGCCGCCCCGAGCTTCAGCCGTGA
- a CDS encoding cobalamin biosynthesis protein has translation MGGGETMIVAGIGCRPACPAAEILDLLARGGRRPDLIATVAARLSAPGLAAAAATLGLPLAGFSAARLADEVGRITTPSALAGRHLGTPSVAEAAALAAAGPGGRLILSRIASAGATLALAEGEGP, from the coding sequence ATGGGCGGCGGTGAAACCATGATCGTCGCCGGCATCGGCTGCCGCCCCGCCTGTCCGGCGGCAGAAATACTGGACCTGCTGGCGCGCGGCGGCCGGCGGCCCGACCTGATCGCCACCGTCGCGGCGCGGCTGTCCGCCCCCGGCCTCGCCGCCGCCGCGGCCACGCTCGGCCTGCCGCTGGCCGGCTTTTCCGCCGCTCGGCTGGCAGACGAAGTTGGGCGGATCACCACCCCCTCGGCCCTGGCCGGACGGCACCTCGGCACGCCCTCGGTGGCGGAGGCGGCGGCGCTGGCGGCGGCAGGGCCCGGCGGGCGGCTGATCCTGTCCCGGATCGCCAGCGCCGGCGCCACCCTGGCCCTTGCAGAAGGAGAAGGACCGTGA
- the cbiE gene encoding precorrin-6y C5,15-methyltransferase (decarboxylating) subunit CbiE: MPVHAGDEGESPPWLTIIGIGADGVEGLSPKACAAIRAGRLVVGGARHLALAAALIEGETMAWPSPLAGALPGLLARRGEAVVVLASGDPFFHGIGATLSRHLPAREIMVLPAPSSLSLACARLGWPVAGVAAISLCGRPLEPLRPLLHPGARIVALSADGGTPAAVAALLAREGFGASTLHILENLGGAGERHFQATAGAFPDTAFAPLNLLAIEVAAGPDARVIPLAPGLADAWFDHDGQLTKREVRAVTLAALAPRLGELLWDVGAGAGSIAIEWLLRHPGLAAIGLERDPARAARCRANAASLGVPHLHVVEGAAPAAFAGLPAPDAVFIGGGLTVPGVLDGAYGHLKPGGRIVANSVTLEADAVLAGAVARFGGTLTRIGIERLDPIGRLHGFRPAMTVTQWAAVKP; this comes from the coding sequence ATGCCTGTCCATGCCGGTGACGAGGGCGAATCCCCGCCGTGGCTGACCATCATCGGGATCGGCGCCGATGGTGTCGAGGGCCTGTCGCCCAAGGCTTGCGCGGCGATCCGCGCGGGCCGCCTGGTGGTCGGCGGCGCCCGCCACCTGGCACTCGCCGCCGCCCTGATCGAGGGCGAGACCATGGCCTGGCCGAGCCCGCTGGCCGGGGCCCTGCCCGGCCTCCTCGCCCGGCGGGGCGAGGCGGTGGTGGTGCTCGCCTCGGGCGATCCGTTCTTTCACGGTATCGGCGCCACCTTGTCGCGCCACCTGCCGGCGCGGGAGATCATGGTGCTGCCCGCGCCCTCGTCCCTGTCGCTGGCCTGCGCGCGGCTGGGCTGGCCGGTGGCCGGGGTCGCGGCGATCAGCCTGTGCGGCCGGCCGCTGGAACCCTTGCGGCCGCTGCTGCACCCGGGGGCGCGGATCGTCGCCCTGTCGGCGGACGGCGGCACGCCGGCGGCGGTCGCCGCCCTGCTGGCGCGCGAGGGCTTCGGCGCCTCCACCCTGCATATCCTGGAAAACCTGGGCGGGGCCGGCGAGCGCCATTTCCAGGCCACGGCCGGCGCTTTTCCGGACACCGCCTTCGCGCCTCTGAACCTGCTGGCGATCGAGGTCGCCGCCGGGCCGGATGCCCGCGTCATCCCGCTTGCCCCCGGGCTTGCCGACGCTTGGTTCGACCATGACGGGCAGTTGACCAAGCGCGAGGTTCGCGCCGTCACCCTGGCCGCCCTTGCCCCGCGCCTTGGCGAATTGCTGTGGGATGTCGGGGCCGGGGCCGGTTCCATCGCCATCGAATGGCTGCTGCGCCACCCCGGCCTTGCCGCCATCGGCCTGGAACGGGACCCCGCCCGCGCCGCCCGCTGCCGCGCCAATGCCGCCAGCCTCGGGGTGCCGCACCTGCACGTGGTCGAGGGGGCGGCGCCCGCTGCCTTCGCCGGCCTGCCGGCGCCGGATGCGGTCTTCATCGGCGGCGGCCTGACCGTGCCGGGCGTGCTGGACGGCGCCTATGGGCATTTGAAGCCGGGCGGCCGCATCGTCGCCAACAGCGTCACCCTGGAGGCGGACGCGGTGCTGGCCGGGGCGGTGGCGCGCTTCGGCGGCACGCTGACCCGGATCGGCATCGAGCGCCTCGATCCGATCGGCCGGCTGCACGGCTTCCGGCCGGCCATGACGGTGACCCAATGGGCGGCGGTGAAACCATGA
- a CDS encoding cobalt-precorrin-6A reductase, producing MKVLVLGGTTEASALARLLAGEGRFRAVLSYAGRTRNPAAQPVETRIGGFGGAAGLADYLRGNGVRALIDATHPFAARISAHAAGAARDAGVPLLALRRGGWTAGPGDEWHRVPDMAAAADAIGIARRRVFLTVGQKEVAAFRDRPRHAYLIRSVDPIDAALLPPEAVLINARGPFDVAAERALLDEHGIDVIVTKNSGGTATAAKLAAARDLGLPVIMVERPPVPDVETVETAEAALAWLRHQAILLGV from the coding sequence ATGAAGGTTCTGGTTCTCGGCGGCACCACCGAAGCCTCGGCGCTGGCGCGCCTGCTCGCCGGCGAGGGGCGGTTCCGGGCGGTGCTGTCCTATGCCGGGCGGACGCGCAACCCGGCGGCGCAGCCGGTCGAGACCCGGATCGGCGGCTTCGGCGGCGCGGCGGGCCTGGCCGATTACCTGCGGGGGAACGGGGTGCGGGCCCTGATCGATGCCACCCATCCCTTTGCCGCGCGCATTTCCGCCCATGCCGCCGGGGCGGCGCGGGATGCCGGGGTGCCGCTGCTGGCGCTGCGCCGGGGCGGCTGGACGGCGGGGCCGGGCGACGAATGGCACCGGGTGCCGGACATGGCCGCGGCGGCGGATGCGATCGGCATCGCCCGGCGCCGGGTCTTCCTGACCGTCGGCCAGAAGGAAGTGGCGGCTTTCCGCGACCGGCCCCGGCACGCCTATCTGATCCGCAGCGTCGATCCGATCGATGCCGCGCTGCTGCCGCCGGAAGCGGTGCTGATCAATGCCCGGGGCCCGTTCGACGTCGCGGCCGAGCGTGCCCTTCTGGACGAGCACGGCATCGATGTCATCGTGACCAAGAATTCCGGCGGCACGGCCACGGCGGCCAAGCTGGCGGCGGCGCGCGACCTGGGGCTGCCGGTGATCATGGTCGAACGCCCGCCGGTCCCGGACGTCGAGACGGTGGAAACCGCCGAGGCGGCGCTCGCCTGGCTGCGCCATCAGGCCATCCTTCTCGGGGTATAG
- the cobJ gene encoding precorrin-3B C(17)-methyltransferase codes for MTGALFIIGLGPGAPELVTPEVSAALAAVDDVLGYFPYVERVPARPGLTRHGSDNGDELARARQGLALAAAGKRVALVSGGDAGVFGMAAAAFEVVEGEPGFAGLDIRVLPGISAMFAAAARVGAPLGHDFCAISLSDNLKPWDVIAARLAAAAEAGFVVALYNPISRARPWQLDAAFDLLRPLLPGDAPVVFARAVTRPDEAVAVVPLAEARGQMADMRTLVIIGTAETRQVARPAAPPFVYTPRRMA; via the coding sequence ATGACCGGCGCGCTCTTCATCATCGGCCTCGGCCCCGGGGCCCCGGAACTGGTAACGCCGGAAGTTTCCGCAGCACTGGCGGCGGTCGACGACGTGCTCGGCTATTTCCCCTATGTCGAGCGGGTGCCGGCCCGGCCCGGCCTGACGCGCCACGGCAGCGACAATGGCGACGAACTGGCCCGCGCCCGCCAGGGCCTGGCGCTGGCGGCGGCAGGAAAGCGGGTCGCGCTGGTGTCGGGCGGCGATGCCGGGGTCTTCGGCATGGCCGCTGCCGCCTTCGAGGTGGTGGAAGGGGAGCCCGGTTTCGCCGGCCTCGACATTCGCGTGCTGCCCGGCATCTCGGCCATGTTCGCCGCCGCCGCCCGTGTCGGGGCGCCGCTGGGGCATGATTTCTGCGCCATCTCGCTCTCCGACAACCTGAAGCCCTGGGACGTGATCGCGGCGCGGCTGGCGGCGGCGGCCGAGGCGGGCTTCGTCGTCGCCCTCTACAACCCGATTTCCCGGGCCCGGCCGTGGCAGCTGGATGCCGCCTTCGACCTGCTGCGCCCCCTGCTGCCGGGCGACGCGCCGGTGGTCTTCGCCCGCGCCGTCACCCGGCCGGACGAAGCGGTGGCGGTGGTGCCCCTGGCCGAGGCGCGGGGCCAGATGGCCGACATGCGCACCCTGGTCATCATCGGCACCGCCGAGACGCGGCAGGTGGCGCGCCCCGCCGCGCCCCCCTTCGTCTATACCCCGAGAAGGATGGCCTGA
- a CDS encoding precorrin-2 C(20)-methyltransferase, whose protein sequence is MMATLYGVGIGPGDPELLTLKAARIVGAVPVVAYFCKAGRPGHARTIAAPHLNPAAAHLRLEYPFTIEVPVGDPRYLIEIGRFYDAAAEQVGAELDQGRDVAVICEGDPFFYGSFMYLYDRLRDRFPTEVIPGITGMGGCWTRAGSPITHGDDVLTVLPGTLGAEAMAARLAGADAAVIMKVGRNLPKIRAALQDAGLLTRAIYVERGTMADEAIRPLAAVEGDDAPYFALILVPGRQRPR, encoded by the coding sequence ATGATGGCCACCCTTTACGGCGTCGGCATCGGCCCCGGCGATCCCGAACTGCTCACCCTGAAGGCGGCGCGCATCGTCGGCGCCGTGCCGGTCGTCGCCTATTTCTGCAAGGCCGGGCGGCCGGGCCATGCCCGTACCATCGCCGCCCCGCACCTGAACCCGGCGGCGGCCCATCTCCGCCTCGAATATCCCTTCACCATCGAAGTGCCTGTGGGCGATCCCCGCTACCTGATCGAGATCGGCCGTTTCTACGATGCCGCCGCCGAGCAGGTCGGGGCGGAACTGGACCAGGGCCGCGACGTCGCCGTGATCTGCGAGGGCGACCCGTTCTTCTACGGCTCCTTCATGTATCTCTACGACCGGCTGCGCGACCGCTTCCCGACCGAGGTGATCCCCGGGATTACCGGCATGGGCGGCTGCTGGACCCGCGCCGGCAGCCCGATCACCCATGGCGACGACGTGCTGACCGTGCTGCCCGGCACCCTGGGGGCGGAGGCCATGGCCGCCCGCCTTGCCGGCGCCGATGCCGCGGTGATCATGAAGGTCGGCCGCAACCTGCCGAAGATCCGGGCGGCGCTGCAAGACGCCGGCCTGCTGACCCGCGCCATCTATGTCGAGCGGGGCACCATGGCGGACGAGGCGATCCGCCCGCTGGCCGCCGTCGAGGGCGACGACGCCCCCTATTTCGCCCTGATCCTCGTGCCCGGCCGGCAGCGCCCGCGATGA
- a CDS encoding precorrin-8X methylmutase has protein sequence MTTTYDYIRDGAAIYARSFAIIRAEADLSRFQGIEEKLVVRMIHAAGMVGIADQVELSPGFGATARKALLTGAPVLCDARMVAMGITRARLPAGNEVVCLLDDARVAERARAIGNTRSAAALDFWGDRLGGAVVAIGNAPTALFRLLELVAAGAPPPAAVIGMPVGFVGAAESKAALAADGRLPFAIVRGRLGGSAMAAAAVNALASEVE, from the coding sequence ATGACGACGACCTATGACTATATCCGCGACGGCGCGGCGATCTATGCCCGCTCCTTCGCCATCATCCGGGCCGAGGCCGATCTTTCCCGCTTTCAGGGCATCGAGGAAAAGCTGGTGGTGCGCATGATCCATGCCGCCGGCATGGTCGGGATCGCCGATCAGGTGGAACTTTCCCCCGGGTTCGGCGCCACGGCGCGCAAAGCCCTGCTGACGGGCGCCCCCGTGCTGTGCGATGCCCGGATGGTCGCCATGGGCATCACCCGCGCCCGCCTGCCCGCCGGCAACGAGGTCGTCTGTCTTCTGGACGATGCGCGCGTGGCCGAGCGGGCGCGGGCGATCGGCAATACCCGTTCCGCCGCCGCGCTGGATTTCTGGGGCGACCGGCTGGGCGGCGCGGTGGTCGCCATCGGCAATGCCCCGACCGCCCTGTTCCGCCTGCTGGAACTGGTGGCGGCCGGGGCGCCGCCGCCCGCCGCCGTGATCGGCATGCCGGTCGGCTTCGTCGGTGCCGCCGAATCGAAAGCAGCGTTGGCCGCCGATGGGCGCCTGCCCTTCGCCATCGTGCGCGGGCGCCTGGGCGGCAGCGCCATGGCCGCCGCCGCCGTCAACGCGCTCGCCAGCGAGGTCGAATGA